A region of the Silene latifolia isolate original U9 population chromosome 9, ASM4854445v1, whole genome shotgun sequence genome:
AGATCTATAGAAGATAAGGAGATGTCAAATGGTAGCATTACATTTGAGTTCCATAAAGGAAATGGGGGAGGTAATAGAGCAACTCATCCTCGAACCGGGTTAGGAAAACCAACACCTTCAAAATGGGATGATGCTCAAAAATGGCTAGTTGGGTTTTCTAGAGGAGGTGATAGGAACACATCAAAAACTAAGCCTAGAAACTCGAATGCCGATGATACTAGGTTGATTGCCCCAATCCCTCAACAAGAAGTTGACTATGATGAGGAAGTGGAGAAGGCGGAGAATGAAATTCCTGGGTCGTCTCAATTCGATGTTCATACCAAGAATGTCGATTGTGATGAGGGTTTTTGGAGGATTAATAAGGGTGTAGCTGAGAATAGTGCAGGGTTAGCTGTTAGATCAGTTTGTGTGAGGGATATGGGCACTGAAATGACCCCTATTGCTAGTCTAGAACCTTCTAGAACAGCGACTCCGATAAGGGCAACGACACCGGCTAATCGTAGCCCGATTTCTTCTGCCGGGTCTACTCCGTTGAGGTGCCAGCATGGCACAGGGCAAAATACTGAGAATTATCACACGGGTTTGCAGTCGGTGGAGACTAGAAATCATGTTTCTCCTCTTGGAAGGCAGAATGTTGCTAATCGAGTGTCTAGTGGGGAGGAAGAAGAGGCTAAAGTTACTGGGTTGGAACTTAAGAAGCACAATCCTTTAGAAACTCGGGCTTTGGCGTGGGATGAAGCCGAGCGTGCCAAGTATATGGCCAGGTGATTTTCCGATAACTTTACTCTCAGTTGCATCTGCTAAATTACTGTTAATATGCAAGTGGTTTTAGATTGATTAGTTTGATTTGTAGGTATAAAAGAGAAGAAGTGAAGATACAAGCTTGGGAAAATCACGAGAAACGAAAAGCTGAAATGGAGATGAAGAAATTGGAGGTATATACTTTTATAAACTTCGGTTTTGCTGTAAATAAAAAAAGACGATACTGATGAATTTATCATACCGTATTATGTATTTGTTAACTTCTGCTCATGTTTGTGTCTGTATAATGCTGCTTTAGCTTAGTTAATTGTTATCTGCCATATGGATGTGATTTCGGGAAGTGAGCAGATAAAAACCATTGCTCATATATCTCTTGATTTTCGATATCCTTAATTCTTGATGCTGCGTGTATGTCTTCTGTGTGATCTGTGATTGATATTCTGATAAAAGGGCATCATCCAATCTGCATTGTCAATACCGTAAGATCAACCagaaaaaatatactccgtacaTTCGTTCCCTTTTTCTAGTGCTTCAAATCTCTTACAGACATTGATAGTTGATACTGCTCCTGCTCTGAGCTCGACCTGTCAGAATCAAAACCGCTCTTGTATGTGGGCCGTTAAACTCTAATGACTTTAAATTACATTTCGTGTTATTGTAGGTGAAAGCGGAGAGACTGAAAGCTAGAGCACAAGAGAAATATACAAATAAACTGGCTGCCACTCGAAGAATTGCAGAGGAGAAACGCGCAAATGCAGAGGCCAAATTAAGCGAGAAAGCTGTCAAGACATCAGAGAAAGCCGATTACATCAGAAGAACCGGTCACTTGCCCTCATCGTTCTCCATAAAGCTGCCTTCGATTTGCTGGCAGTAGCAAACTTAGCAACATGTATCTGAAAATACCGTCTTTTAAGTTCCGTTCCCCCCTCTTATGTCTGTATCTTAAGTTTTTATGCATGTCATACCCTGAAATTTGGATCAATAGAATAAATTCTGTtcattttatgattataattttaTATCTTTCGATTAAATTAAACGGAGTACCTTGTTATTGTCGTAAAGTAACTATAAATGCAGCCGATATTGCCTCAAAATGCGGTCCCGGTAACATTCAAAGCTTTAAGAAGCTTTTTGCATAGGCTCATAGCTCTATGTTGTACTCAGTAGCAGGCAACTAAAGTTGTTCCACAAGTGGGTTTTAGAAGCTTGTAAAAAGTGCCAATAACTTTTTGTCTTCCTAtgctgatttatatcgacgacgttttagtaaatatcaacgacgtttttcaaaaaaaagacgataactgCCCTCCATCCATCAAacactttatctctctaaaaaatttcctctctaattcaactaaaaatcaactaaattaaaaaaaaaaaaccaacaacaacaattaacaatatgACGGATCCCGAATCACCGGTActtaaacaacttaatcgcttcattatttggttaatttttttcCGCACCGTTAAATCTATTCGATAATTAATTTACGTCACGTATTAACTTAGTAATAGCAAACATTGCGATTTTTCTGCATAAATCTGAAATTTGTCCCCCGAAAGTTGAACCATGGACCAAAGTTGAAATCCAACGTTAAATTTATGGTCCAAACGCGTTGAAAATCAACGTTCACCATGGTCCAAACAATGGAAATCCACGTTCaccatggaccaaacgttggaatcccacgtttggccacggtgaattttttttttttttttttttaaaaaaatatttaaaaaaaaaaaaaaaaaaaaattcaccgttGCCAAACGTGGGATTCCAACGTTTGTCCATGGGCAAATGGTGAAAACCATCGTTCCTCCATGACCAAACGTCCAAAATTCACGTTTCACCATGGATGAAACAACCAATTCTCACGTTTCATCCATGGTGTCCCCTTCCCCATTTTTTTCGACTCAAATTCGACACCAACAACAATATTATTCGACATATAATTGACTTATTTTACGCAAACAACTATACAattacaactaattagcaaaagattggcaacaaaaacaacaatctatctttcaaaactaattacaaagcttatttttttaaaaaaaaaaaaaaaaaacggatatGAACAGTAGCGGTGGCGACGGTAAACGGCAGTGGCGGCGTGGTAGTGGCGGCGTCTGGTGGCGGTGTGGTGGTAGGAGGTGGTGATGGTGTTTGATGTTGGGAATATTTGGGGATTTTTGGAGTTAGAGAGAAAAGAAgagagttagtgagatgtgaaGGGAAAAATTGTCTTTCGGAatgaaaacgtcgtcgatatttacgaaTTGGGTAATTGACCGGGTCTCAACTCTCAACCATCAGTTTAAACTTAACTTTTGATTGAGATCGTCTTTTGTTGTTATAAACAAGTATAAACATAACTTTAATCAAGCTTAGATGAATAAAGTAACCCATGCACGAACGGAATCGTTTATTTACTAAGAAGCTCAAGTTTCATATTTGAGTTAGTCCatttgtctcaatcatttgtttatcgtttttattttttgttggttattttaATCAAAGACAAATAAATGATTAGGTGTAGCCGTATAGGAGTATTTTGTTCAACTCACAAATGAATCATGACCAATGTTATTAGTAAGGAAAAATTATTGTGTTCTCCGGAAGGACCGTACTCCTTACACCTAAGTTATTATAATATTCTATGTGGTGAATTGCATTTAGGTATAAGGAGGACGGTCCTCCCGGAGAACACAAGAATTTTTTATTAATAAAATCTTAGAAATTCCTTTGTTTGTTTGCAACTCTTAAGGTCTCGTTTGATTACCATACGGGAATTAATTTCCCATGACATTACAAAACACATGAATTGGCTAATTCATGTGAATGCCCAAAACTCGTTTAGTTGACATACGGGAGTTTAATTGACACAACCGTTTCCAATTATCTAGGGGGAGCTAGATAATTAAACTCCTCAATTATGAAGTAGTTGGCAATGCAAGGGAAAAAAAGAAAATCTCATGCTTTGTGGTAACCAAACATCACCCAATTTTATGGGAGCAACAAAACGAGTTACAATCATTATCGTAGCTCACAAATCCACAAACCTTCAATAtctcaaaaataaaaataaaaatctcACATATTTAAGAAAAGTCTTTGGGATGAAAATGAGCTACACATGCATGTATCAATTATTCACTTTACATGATTAATTTTGTTTCACACTTCTCAATGTTCAACTAATTAATTTCGGGTTACGTTGATGGACTATTACATTTACGTACCACTTACCCCGGCTAGATACAGAATATTAATATGTTGTTGTATTACTAACCAAAATACATGAACTACATTGCCTCTGTATGCAACACAAGACAACAAGTTGTCAGCCTGTCAACATGAACTATAATAAGGTTACATAACATATATGTGTGAATTTACACGATAAAACTCAAACGCACTTGTGAATTTCACGGACATAAAACCTAGTTTAGTATATTTCAGTTTTACTCTTCAATTCAGTTAAGTTTAATTAAACAATTCCACTTAAATAAGACCACGTACCACTCTGAAAGGTTGTGCTAAAGAATACATTTCTGATGTAATGTCGACCTGAGCATGGCATGGTTAGGATTTAGGCAGGTTAGGTACTTCTAATTAGGCCCTGTTTTATGGGATTGGaatcaacttataagatctcgaatcaatcaacttataggatctcgaatcgaatcaacttattggatctcaatcaacttataggatctcgaatcgaatcaacttataggatctgaagtgaacttaaattaaatgacttgaagtccaaaagaacagggccttagtctaATCTGGTTCGGTAGGATGCTCAGTCGGACCGAGCTGGAGATATATAGGCCCAAACCAGCCAGAGTATcatattttgtttgtttgttttgggaAGTCGATCTTGATTTCTCCGGCCATGACAATGGGCCGGTATAGATGTAATGGGCCGGTATAGATGTGGAACAGGGGCATCATACTGCAAATGTCACGAAAATTATCGACCCGACAATAACGTGAGATTTCGTTAAATTTTGTCATACTATATGACTATACTTACaataaatttttttataaaatcttatctatataaattcagaagacaatactcattgTACAGCGCGCCACGTTATAaatgcatttttttttattttttggaaaatccaggttatggtgggacccatgagtgtgcaacgtatttaattattCAGATATCCGTCTTTTCGAACATGCGCTAAATTCCGTGTCgcaacaaattatataaaataatcttatggaatacttcttcgaattaatatcatatattatattaaagcagaaaccGGGTGCCTCTTTGATTGCCATGTGTCATAGCTATTATTGGCTGCCACGTGTCGTATCCATAAAAAAAACATATTAAATATTAAACAAAATCTCATAATATTAGGTGATATGGTCTAATTAAGGCCAGTATACACATTTGACTAAATTTCTCTTCATTTACCCGAAATACTTGGCTATATTCACGCAACTTCATTCATGTTTGCCTAAATTAAACCAAAGCTTATTCAATATAAATGGAAGATTTTCTCTATTAATACACAAAATATTTCCGAAACAAAACTTACTAGAAATTTAAAAACGAAGTATCATAAGATTAATCTTTTCCCCATTTATATATACACTGTAATATTTTGCAATATATTTTTCATTTTATGCATTAATTTATAGTCCCAAATCTTTTTATGTTCACATAATCACTTATAACTCACATTCTTAAATCTTACGGAGTAAAACTTAAGTATACTAAACTACTAGAGTAC
Encoded here:
- the LOC141598553 gene encoding uncharacterized protein LOC141598553, with translation MRSIEDKEMSNGSITFEFHKGNGGGNRATHPRTGLGKPTPSKWDDAQKWLVGFSRGGDRNTSKTKPRNSNADDTRLIAPIPQQEVDYDEEVEKAENEIPGSSQFDVHTKNVDCDEGFWRINKGVAENSAGLAVRSVCVRDMGTEMTPIASLEPSRTATPIRATTPANRSPISSAGSTPLRCQHGTGQNTENYHTGLQSVETRNHVSPLGRQNVANRVSSGEEEEAKVTGLELKKHNPLETRALAWDEAERAKYMARYKREEVKIQAWENHEKRKAEMEMKKLEVKAERLKARAQEKYTNKLAATRRIAEEKRANAEAKLSEKAVKTSEKADYIRRTGHLPSSFSIKLPSICWQ